One window of Manihot esculenta cultivar AM560-2 chromosome 17, M.esculenta_v8, whole genome shotgun sequence genomic DNA carries:
- the LOC110604985 gene encoding germin-like protein subfamily 1 member 11, whose protein sequence is MKAANFLLALAFLALASSFAIAYDPKPLQDFCVATDQASSGAFVNGKFCKDPDHVTADDFFYSGLHVARETSRQLGARTNLLTVDSIPGLNTNGLSIVRIDYEANGGLNPPHHHPRASEILTVLEGTLFAGFITSNPDHRVFSKVLKAGDVFVFPLGLIHFQLNIGKEPAVALAALNSQNPGVVTAANTVFGASPSINPDVLTRAFHLDKDLVTKLQKQEWVNPSDLNSYS, encoded by the exons ATGAAAGCTGCCAATTTCCTTCTAGCTCTTGCTTTCTTGGCTTTGGCTTCTTCATTCGCCATTGCCTACGACCCTAAGCCTCTCCAGGACTTTTGTGTGGCAACTGATCAAGCTAGCTCCGGTG CATTCGTGAACGGAAAATTCTGCAAGGATCCAGACCATGTCACAGCAGATGATTTCTTCTATTCTGGGCTTCATGTTGCTAGAGAAACCTCAAGACAACTTGGGGCACGTACCAATCTTTTAACTGTGGATTCGATACCTGGCCTTAACACCAATGGCTTATCAATTGTTCGTATCGACTATGAAGCAAACGGCGGACTGAACCCACCCCACCATCACCCACGAGCTTCAGAGATCTTAACTGTTTTGGAAGGAACCTTGTTTGCTGGTTTTATTACATCAAATCCTGATCATCGTGTTTTTTCCAAAGTTCTAAAGGCAGGAGATGTTTTTGTGTTCCCATTAGGGCTGATTCACTTTCAGTTGAATATTGGAAAGGAACCAGCGGTTGCACTAGCTGCATTAAACAGTCAAAATCCAGGAGTTGTAACAGCTGCAAATACTGTTTTTGGAGCTAGCCCATCCATTAATCCTGATGTTCTAACAAGGGCATTTCATCTTGACAAGGATCTTGTCACCAAACTTCAGAAACAAGAGTGGGTGAATCCATCAGATCTCAACAGCTATTCTTGA
- the LOC110604958 gene encoding uncharacterized protein LOC110604958 codes for MASSSKEQKATGALEKLQIVNTGMGDPLSLQTSDHPGMSLVSALLVGSNFRSWSRTVRIALGVKMKLGFVEGTTSIPSKDTEGYEQWKRCDFMVTSWILNSISKELVDGFIYTASARDLWQEICERFGECNGPMIYELHRKISLISQENQSVSVYFTKLKRLWDELRSVEPLPTCTCGASRAIAEITNRNRLMQFLMGLNKAFASVRDQVLGMDHLPTVNKAYSMVVKFESQREILGAMNDNSESLALLNKAQAQSLSRPRRSKVKKGHCTFCNMDGHTREGYFRLIGYPDWFKAKNKIRTQSFKGNRSTKVMAVVEGNKSEEDNPLEYLDPLSKIHELTSMLSSLKQEVSQLVKGKGTFAPSTSHGPEAHFIDFADGKTQVTQSRKLNLFGKLILDDVLYIPHFQYNLISVGQLMSSHGYYIVMWKDYCLIQDPLNKKVVAIGKKQRGLFRLNQMSFSHSDVRNCLFEIMNSNADLHSFVNSTPFQMDLNKEHSMQLEQTHKHVVNMNDMHDRLGHASVENQFNTTIKVIRSDNGKEFLSHNYGSLLMSKGIKH; via the exons ATGGCGAGCAGTAGCAAGGAACAAAAGGCAACTGGAGCTCTAGAAAAATTGCAGATCGTGAATACGGGGATGGGAGACCCTCTGAGTCTTCAAACATCTGACCATCCAGGTATGAGCCTAGTCTCTGCACTTCTTGTAGGATCTAATTTCAGATCTTGGAGTAGGACCGTTAGAATAGCCCTAGGAGTCAAGATGAAATTGGGATTTGTCGAAGGCACTACTTCGATACCTAGTAAAGACACTGAGGGATATGAACAGTGGAAAAGGTGTGATTTCATGGTCACATCTTGGATTCTCAACTCCATCTCTAAGGAATTAGTTGATGGGTTTATATATACTGCCTCTGCCAGAGATCTCTGGCAAGAGATCTGCGAGAGATTTGGAGAGTGCAATGGTCCTATGATTTATGAGTTGCACAGGAAAATATCTCTTATCTCCCAAGAAAATCAGTCTGTGTCAGTCTACTTCACTAAGCTGAAGAGGCTGTGGGATGAGCTTAGGTCAGTAGAACCTCTTCCAACATGTACCTGTGGAGCCTCTAGGGCCATAGCTGAAATAACGAACAGGAATAGGCTCATGCAATTCCTAATGGGTTTAAATAAGGCTTTCGCGTCTGTGAGAGATCAGGTATTGGGGATGGACCATTTACCAACTGTAAACAAGGCTTACTCAATGGTTGTAAAATTTGAGTCTCAAAGGGAGATTCTGGGGGCAATGAATGACAACTCAGAATCTCTTGCCCTATTAAATAAGGCTCAAGCTCAGAGTCTGTCCAGACCAAGAAGGTCTAAGGTCAAGAAGGGTCACTGCACCTTCTGCAATATGGATGGCCACACTCGGGAAGGGTATTTTAGACTGATTGGGTATCCTGATTGGTTCAAGGCTAAGAACAAGATAAGAACCCAATCTTTCAAAGGTAATAGAAGCACCAAAGTTATGGCTGTTGTTGAAGGGAACAAATCAGAAGAGGATAATCCTCTGGAATATCTAGACCCATTAAGTAAAATACATGAATTGACATCCATGTTGAGCTCTTTAAAACAAGAAGTCTCTCAGCTTGTCAAGGGTAAAGGGACTTTTGCCCCAAGCACATCTCATGGACCTGAGGCACATTTCATAGACTTTGCAG ATGGGAAAACTCAGGTTACTCAATCTAGAAAGCTAAATCTCTTTGGCAAATTGATTCTAGATGATGTTCTTTATATTCCACATTTTCAATATAATTTGATTTCTGTTGGTCAATTAATGAGTAGCCATGGCTACTATATAGTAATGTGGAAGGATTATTGCCTTATACAGGACCCACTGAATAAGAAGGTGGTGGCCATAGGCAAGAAACAGAGAGGCCTCTTCAGGCTGAACCAAATGAGCTTTTCTCATTCTGATGTAAGAAATTGTTTGTTTGAAATCATGAACTCTAATGCTGATCTTCACAGCTTTGTAAATAGCACTCCCTTCCAAATGGATTTGAATAAAGAACATTCCATGCAACTTGAACAGACACATAAGCATGTAGTGAACATGAATGATATGCACGATAGATTAGGGCATGCATCAGTAG AAAATCAGTTTAATACCACCATCAAAGTCATTAGAAGCGACAATGGAAAGGAGTTTCTAAGCCATAATTATGGTTCTCTGCTTATGAGTAAAGGAATTAAGCACTAA